Part of the Nitrospirota bacterium genome is shown below.
CCGGTTCGGAAATTATAGGGGAGGAACCCCAGCGAGGCTCCCACAATGGCCACCGCCAGCCATGCCAGGACCGGTTGATCCGTCTCATACGCGACCAGCCCCATGAAGAAGGCCATGAGTATCGCCAGCCCCGTAGCCAGGCCATCCATGCCATCAAAGAAATTGAACGCGTTCGTGATACCGACGATCCAGAGAAAGGTAAGAAACACATTGAGCGCATTCCCGACCGGCCCAGGCGGAAGCAAATTGAGCAGGACGCCGGAAGAGATGACCAGCCCAGCCGCTAGCAGCTGCGCGGCCAGCTTGACCCATGCCGGCAATTCCCTGGCATCGTCCCAGACCCCCACGACCAATAGCAGTGATCCGGCGAACAGGATTGCGCCCATGTCGCCGAGCAAGGCAGAATTGGCCAACACTGCTCCGGCAAATCCAAGATAGACCGCAATCCCGCCGATCCGCGGGGTCGCAGTCTGGTGGATCTTACGTCCCGCCGGCTGATCGACGAGCCCCCACCTCCTTCCCAGACGCATCATCACCGGAGTCATGGTAAAGGCAGTGGCGAAGGCCAGCAGGAAAATATAGAGCCACCGTCTTCCCTCGACGATGAAGAACGCGCGAACGGGCGGCATCAACAGAATGAGAACGGCGCAGACCCCGCCCATTGCCAACCACCTCACCCATCCTCTCTTGTCCTGAATATCTTGTTCCATGGGTCTCTTTACTGGCTCAGCTCCTCAGCAACCACCTGGATGGTACGGGCGACTTCCTCATCGGTCATCGAAGGATAAATCGGCAGGGACAAGGCCTGCGCAAAGGCTTCCTCGGCTACTGGATATCCCACAAGATCACGATAGCGATGCAACGGACGAAACACCGGACAGCGGCACTGAACCCCTCGCTGCTCCAGCCTGGCGATCATGGATGCCACCGGACCGGCTTCACGAGGCAGCCTGACGACAAACCGGTAGAAGACGTGAGACCGGCCTGTCGGAATGACCGGCAGTCCCAGACTCGTGGAACCGAACGCCGTTCGATACGCAGCAGCAATCGCGCTTCTCCGTTCCAGAAATGAACGGAACCGACTCAACTGGCTGATGCCGATGGCCGCCTGCAAATCCGTCATCTTGTAGTTGAACGCGCGATCGTCCAGGACCGGTTCTTCGTCGTATTCGCGAAGGGCTCTGGCTCGTTCCAGCAAGGATTTGTCA
Proteins encoded:
- a CDS encoding MraY family glycosyltransferase, yielding MEQDIQDKRGWVRWLAMGGVCAVLILLMPPVRAFFIVEGRRWLYIFLLAFATAFTMTPVMMRLGRRWGLVDQPAGRKIHQTATPRIGGIAVYLGFAGAVLANSALLGDMGAILFAGSLLLVVGVWDDARELPAWVKLAAQLLAAGLVISSGVLLNLLPPGPVGNALNVFLTFLWIVGITNAFNFFDGMDGLATGLAILMAFFMGLVAYETDQPVLAWLAVAIVGASLGFLPYNFRTGQRPAMIFLGDGGSTFLGFTLACLAVKGNWADDNPIVSFSNPLLIFGILIYDMIHITVERIVTGKVSTVKEWIDYVGTDHLHHRLARLLGSRQASVSVIFVVTICLGLSAIVLRHADTRDAILLLAQEALILLLITILEQAARRE